One part of the Xylanimonas allomyrinae genome encodes these proteins:
- a CDS encoding DUF6318 family protein has translation MTRTFLARTRAARTRAASTRAARTASLAAVGVVLSLTACSPDGDTSAASPAPAASSPAPTPSPTASRVVIKPARPAAMDDDGPAGAEAAARYFLELDSYMQATGDTTEWEAMSHQSCEFCAKRRDQARKIAERGDSFDGGHTAATILHTYQQDAPTGIWPIDVQTEEGSSRIMTSTGDVLWEQSAVRSQFRVEVARRDDAWVIVGVADKPKD, from the coding sequence ATGACCCGCACCTTCCTTGCCCGCACCCGCGCTGCCCGCACTCGCGCTGCCAGCACTCGCGCTGCCCGCACCGCGTCCCTCGCCGCAGTGGGCGTGGTGCTGAGCCTCACGGCCTGCTCGCCCGACGGCGACACGTCTGCCGCGTCCCCCGCCCCGGCCGCGTCGAGCCCGGCACCCACCCCGAGCCCGACGGCGTCACGGGTGGTGATCAAGCCCGCGCGACCCGCCGCGATGGACGACGACGGACCTGCGGGCGCGGAAGCGGCGGCCAGGTACTTCCTGGAACTCGACTCGTACATGCAGGCGACCGGGGACACCACCGAGTGGGAGGCGATGTCGCACCAGTCCTGCGAGTTCTGCGCCAAACGTCGGGACCAGGCAAGAAAGATCGCCGAGCGCGGAGACTCATTCGACGGCGGGCACACAGCCGCGACGATCCTCCATACCTACCAGCAGGACGCACCCACGGGCATATGGCCTATCGACGTCCAGACCGAAGAAGGCTCGTCGCGAATCATGACGAGCACGGGTGATGTCCTGTGGGAGCAAAGCGCTGTCCGGTCGCAGTTCCGCGTCGAGGTCGCACGCCGCGACGACGCATGGGTGATCGTCGGTGTTGCCGACAAGCCCAAGGACTGA
- a CDS encoding Fe-S cluster assembly protein HesB, protein MLTVTDNARAVVEDLAQQAGIPSEGGLRIAQSIGQPGNFELALVPAPQADDQVVDEAGATHVFVEKEAAPALDALSLDTDPEAQGPGFVLTPQG, encoded by the coding sequence GTGCTCACCGTGACAGACAACGCGCGAGCGGTAGTCGAGGACCTGGCTCAGCAGGCCGGCATCCCCAGTGAGGGTGGTCTGCGGATCGCCCAGTCCATCGGCCAGCCCGGCAACTTCGAGCTGGCACTCGTGCCGGCGCCGCAGGCCGACGACCAAGTGGTCGACGAGGCCGGTGCCACGCACGTGTTCGTCGAGAAGGAGGCCGCGCCCGCACTGGATGCGCTGAGTCTCGACACCGATCCGGAGGCCCAGGGTCCGGGGTTCGTCCTCACGCCTCAAGGCTGA
- a CDS encoding helix-turn-helix transcriptional regulator produces the protein MWVKDPELIRWTRQQRRYTQRDLAFLVRRSQAAIYAVEAGKLRSIGDDFALAIAQRLDVPWELLFQADSDGETAPASPVRRGARRASSAPAAGPEAAVSPSAGDDPGVASRREVFEQ, from the coding sequence ATGTGGGTGAAGGACCCTGAGCTGATCCGGTGGACACGCCAGCAGCGCCGCTACACGCAGCGCGACCTGGCGTTTCTGGTCCGCCGTTCCCAGGCGGCGATCTACGCCGTCGAGGCCGGGAAGCTCCGGAGCATCGGGGACGACTTCGCCCTCGCGATCGCGCAGCGTCTCGACGTGCCGTGGGAACTGCTGTTCCAGGCCGACTCCGACGGCGAAACCGCGCCCGCGAGCCCCGTACGACGTGGAGCTCGACGGGCATCCTCCGCACCAGCCGCTGGCCCCGAAGCGGCTGTCTCCCCCAGCGCAGGCGACGACCCCGGGGTGGCGTCGCGACGAGAGGTGTTCGAACAGTGA
- a CDS encoding vWA domain-containing protein — MSRRGGASTGAERRTPCSPARPRVLRLVAGLAAVTLAVVSGGLVATSAAADEPDLTTLVTAADPGSNLSHGPTEQPTDQPGDEPGDGGAEEVKEQRLDDADASADASGLAEEGPAEAASTTPDAVTPSDAVERADARGPPAPGGQHAVTPAADAAHATVVVRTGAPGTRLGLATEASEGVPLTFDWAEATSGANGEAVFTIPVRSTTGGAITADGVAKNQQLWVRAVTAPAGYSLPTTLGGGPLTASANDQHRLLPYAFQTPKLVAGETSRSGVTFMSQPSQTGTSDARYSASSGTWAVVRDNPTMPRSCSGLDVALVLDFSASVTEAQVAQVKSAANAYIDALGGTPSSMQVFPFGTKALTASSKHALTTQSNVDYLKRYVTQFSRPSNQYTNWDSALSAIPTGVFDVIVVVTDGMPTVYGNGSTAGGSGVTRFVEMEAAIAAANEHKSARTRDVPEGTHIRAFGVGNGISSPAALANLEAIASKDAVTRTGDYAAVAASLRAQVLADCTPSVSVTKLVEPWNGGVDDRTPAAGWEFTASVDGMAFGEEAPTQTTPDGGGVMWRFKADQPGDLANVTITEAQQPGYRIVPQAGQNAACVVKNASTPVEGSPLRVTDADDGFTIADLAGGDMVTCTVVNKEPAPPVIGGLFAQGRAHVDYDWAITKEVTNDPDGDRTWETTPGEDVSVDYRLTVSATKDVSPLDVEGWVTVTNPSSAEQTLSLPSVTVGGVAATVHVPSGEAPVVAGGGAVTLRFTAALGAADLEEWMLEGGEVPVVVSVPHRPDTTSGLNLDDVVRTVRDATAVVGDDFPELARAYSPAERTLDAEAVIAAGGTVFVYTAERGGSVPADASATFVNTATVTPSDTPGGDPREDDENQDAGALTDDETVTVRTPPQYDLALRLWVAEVWRDGVMVFERNADPSDAGPDYAIPHVTFDHTEVDIRVGDLVVHDIHLFNQGDRTARVEEIVNYRAPGLELATTESMDGVEGHDNAGWELAGDGLLHLPMGDAGLVLAPGTSSEVSLTLQVALDAPEEDEYVDRFSFAEISRFSGWVPASRPAAAGAVFAAPLIAARGLDCATALAVPLAAEVHDGVAGAWSADVLDADSVPDRHNGGIDPDEQTLVYHSWEDNEIDERNTTMLWDDESTDHDNDEDDHDGSIIRVARTVATVPEGSGAPGPGTNAPAPGENTAPAEPQGSLVSAPVTLPVTGATVAATAAVAVLLAAVGVLLVVSRRARPRV, encoded by the coding sequence ATGTCCCGGAGAGGAGGGGCGAGTACCGGTGCCGAACGCCGCACCCCGTGCAGTCCGGCGCGCCCGCGAGTGCTGCGGCTCGTCGCCGGCCTCGCCGCGGTGACCCTCGCCGTCGTCTCGGGCGGCCTCGTCGCGACGTCGGCAGCGGCCGACGAGCCAGACCTGACGACCCTGGTGACGGCAGCCGATCCGGGCAGCAACCTCAGCCACGGGCCGACGGAGCAGCCGACCGACCAGCCAGGCGACGAGCCCGGTGACGGTGGTGCCGAGGAGGTCAAGGAGCAGAGGCTCGACGATGCGGACGCGTCCGCGGACGCGTCCGGCCTCGCGGAGGAAGGACCGGCCGAGGCGGCGTCCACGACGCCCGACGCGGTCACTCCAAGTGATGCCGTCGAGCGCGCCGACGCCCGCGGTCCCCCGGCCCCGGGTGGCCAGCACGCGGTAACGCCTGCCGCAGACGCGGCTCACGCGACCGTCGTCGTACGGACCGGCGCGCCGGGCACCCGGCTGGGCCTCGCCACCGAGGCCAGCGAGGGCGTTCCCCTGACGTTCGACTGGGCCGAGGCGACCTCCGGGGCGAACGGCGAGGCCGTCTTCACCATCCCTGTCCGCTCCACCACGGGCGGCGCCATCACTGCCGACGGCGTCGCGAAGAACCAGCAGCTCTGGGTGCGCGCAGTCACGGCCCCTGCGGGCTACTCGCTGCCGACCACGCTCGGCGGAGGGCCGCTGACGGCATCGGCCAACGACCAGCACCGGCTGCTGCCCTACGCGTTCCAGACCCCCAAGCTCGTCGCCGGCGAGACCTCTCGGTCCGGCGTGACGTTCATGAGCCAGCCGAGTCAGACCGGCACCTCCGACGCGCGGTACTCGGCGTCGAGCGGCACCTGGGCGGTCGTCCGGGACAATCCGACGATGCCGCGCTCGTGCTCGGGCCTCGACGTGGCGCTCGTCCTCGACTTCTCCGCCTCTGTCACCGAAGCCCAGGTCGCACAGGTCAAGAGCGCGGCGAACGCCTACATCGACGCGCTCGGCGGGACGCCGTCGTCGATGCAGGTGTTCCCGTTCGGGACGAAGGCGCTGACGGCCTCCAGCAAGCACGCACTGACCACGCAGAGCAACGTCGACTACCTGAAGCGGTACGTCACGCAGTTCAGCCGCCCGAGCAACCAGTACACGAACTGGGACAGCGCCCTGAGTGCGATCCCGACGGGCGTCTTCGACGTCATCGTCGTCGTCACCGACGGCATGCCGACCGTGTACGGGAACGGGTCGACGGCGGGTGGCTCGGGCGTCACACGGTTTGTCGAGATGGAGGCCGCGATCGCCGCGGCCAACGAGCACAAGAGCGCGCGCACCCGTGACGTGCCCGAGGGGACGCACATCAGGGCGTTCGGCGTCGGGAACGGCATCAGCTCACCCGCCGCGCTGGCCAACCTCGAGGCGATCGCCTCCAAGGACGCCGTCACGCGGACTGGCGACTACGCGGCGGTCGCCGCGTCGCTGCGGGCGCAGGTGCTGGCCGACTGCACGCCGTCGGTCTCCGTGACCAAGCTCGTCGAGCCGTGGAACGGTGGCGTCGACGACCGCACGCCTGCCGCGGGGTGGGAGTTCACGGCGTCCGTCGACGGGATGGCGTTCGGCGAGGAGGCGCCCACGCAGACCACGCCCGACGGTGGCGGCGTCATGTGGCGATTCAAGGCCGACCAGCCCGGTGACCTCGCGAACGTGACGATCACCGAGGCGCAGCAACCCGGCTACCGGATCGTCCCGCAGGCGGGCCAGAACGCCGCGTGCGTCGTCAAGAACGCGTCGACCCCGGTCGAGGGCTCGCCCCTGCGCGTGACCGACGCCGACGACGGGTTCACGATCGCCGACCTCGCGGGCGGGGACATGGTGACGTGCACGGTCGTCAACAAGGAGCCCGCGCCACCGGTGATCGGCGGCCTCTTCGCACAGGGTCGCGCCCACGTCGACTACGACTGGGCGATCACCAAGGAGGTCACCAACGACCCCGACGGCGACCGCACCTGGGAGACGACACCGGGCGAGGACGTCTCGGTCGACTACCGGCTCACCGTCTCGGCGACGAAGGACGTGTCGCCGCTCGACGTCGAAGGCTGGGTGACGGTCACCAACCCGTCGTCGGCCGAGCAGACGCTGAGCCTGCCGTCCGTCACCGTCGGGGGCGTCGCCGCCACGGTCCACGTGCCGTCGGGCGAGGCGCCCGTGGTCGCGGGCGGCGGAGCGGTCACCCTCCGCTTCACGGCCGCGCTCGGCGCCGCGGACCTCGAGGAGTGGATGCTCGAGGGCGGTGAGGTTCCCGTCGTCGTGAGCGTGCCCCACCGGCCCGACACGACGAGCGGGCTCAACCTCGACGACGTCGTCCGCACCGTGCGGGACGCGACCGCCGTCGTCGGGGACGACTTCCCCGAGCTCGCGCGGGCGTACTCGCCCGCCGAGCGCACGCTCGACGCCGAGGCCGTCATCGCGGCGGGCGGAACGGTGTTCGTCTACACCGCCGAGCGCGGCGGCAGCGTCCCCGCGGACGCCAGCGCGACGTTCGTCAACACCGCGACCGTCACGCCGAGCGACACGCCTGGCGGCGACCCGCGCGAGGACGACGAGAACCAGGACGCGGGCGCGCTCACCGACGACGAGACCGTCACCGTACGGACCCCTCCGCAGTACGACCTGGCACTGCGACTGTGGGTCGCCGAGGTGTGGCGCGACGGCGTCATGGTGTTCGAACGCAACGCGGACCCGAGCGACGCGGGACCGGACTACGCGATCCCGCACGTCACGTTCGACCACACCGAGGTCGACATCCGCGTGGGTGACCTCGTGGTTCACGACATCCACCTGTTCAACCAGGGCGACCGCACGGCACGGGTCGAGGAGATCGTGAACTACCGCGCGCCCGGACTGGAGCTCGCCACCACCGAGTCGATGGACGGCGTCGAGGGTCACGACAACGCCGGCTGGGAGCTCGCCGGCGACGGCTTGCTCCACCTGCCGATGGGTGACGCCGGCCTGGTGCTTGCACCGGGCACCTCGTCCGAGGTCAGCCTGACCCTCCAGGTCGCGCTGGACGCACCGGAGGAGGACGAGTACGTCGACCGGTTCTCGTTCGCCGAGATCTCGCGCTTCAGCGGTTGGGTTCCGGCGAGCCGGCCGGCCGCCGCGGGTGCGGTCTTCGCCGCGCCGCTGATCGCGGCCCGCGGTCTGGACTGTGCGACCGCGCTGGCCGTGCCGCTCGCCGCGGAGGTCCACGACGGCGTTGCCGGTGCCTGGTCCGCCGACGTCCTCGACGCCGACTCCGTGCCCGACAGGCACAACGGCGGGATCGACCCCGACGAGCAGACGCTGGTCTACCACTCGTGGGAGGACAACGAGATCGACGAACGCAACACGACCATGCTCTGGGACGACGAGAGCACCGACCACGACAACGACGAGGACGACCACGACGGGTCCATCATCCGCGTGGCCCGGACGGTCGCCACGGTCCCCGAGGGGTCCGGTGCACCAGGGCCCGGGACGAACGCGCCGGCTCCCGGTGAGAACACTGCCCCGGCGGAGCCCCAGGGGAGCCTCGTCAGCGCGCCGGTCACGCTCCCGGTGACGGGCGCGACGGTCGCGGCCACCGCGGCGGTGGCGGTTCTGCTGGCCGCCGTGGGTGTCCTTCTGGTCGTTTCGCGCAGGGCGCGTCCGCGCGTCTGA
- a CDS encoding DEAD/DEAH box helicase codes for MNFSSFGLPMPVVDSLAERGITEPFPIQSASLPDSLSGKDVLGRGRTGSGKTIAFALPVVTRLAGGRRAPRRPRALILAPTRELALQIDATTAPLAATLGLRTTTVFGGVAQSRQVAALDAGVDILVACPGRLEDLLNQKLLTLDAIEITVLDEADHMADLGFLPGVKRILDRTPQRTQRLLFSATLDNGVDVLVKRYLHQPVTHSVDDAAAPPPQMTHHVLAVADAAAKRDVVQQLAAGTGRRVLFTRTKHHAKKLAKQLTAAGVPAVDLHGNLGQGARERNLAAFTSGAVRVLVATDIAARGIHVDDVELVVHVDPPAEHKAYLHRSGRTARAGSGGDVVTIMLPEQRGDVADLTRKAKISVRPRPVVPGDATVAALVGTVLAPVAPRPQAAPAQQTRQGQGRTQQARTQQARPQQARTQQARPQQTRAQATRPPQSSGQQTEEQRSPQSRSRSRRRRRPGASQGRGAVTG; via the coding sequence ATGAACTTCTCTTCCTTCGGCCTGCCCATGCCCGTTGTCGACTCCCTCGCGGAGCGCGGGATCACCGAGCCGTTCCCGATCCAGTCGGCCTCGCTGCCCGACTCCCTGTCCGGCAAGGACGTGCTCGGCCGCGGCCGTACCGGCTCGGGCAAGACCATCGCGTTCGCCCTGCCCGTCGTCACCCGCCTCGCCGGCGGCCGCCGCGCCCCGCGCCGCCCGCGTGCGCTGATCCTCGCCCCGACGCGTGAGCTCGCGCTGCAGATCGATGCGACGACGGCGCCGCTCGCCGCGACCCTCGGCCTGCGCACCACGACGGTGTTCGGCGGCGTCGCGCAGTCACGCCAGGTCGCCGCGCTCGACGCGGGTGTCGACATCCTCGTCGCGTGCCCCGGCCGCCTCGAGGACCTGCTCAACCAGAAGCTGCTCACGCTCGACGCGATCGAGATCACGGTGCTCGACGAGGCCGATCACATGGCCGATCTCGGGTTCCTGCCCGGCGTCAAGCGCATCCTGGACCGCACGCCGCAGCGCACGCAGCGCCTGCTGTTCTCGGCGACGCTCGACAACGGCGTCGACGTGCTGGTCAAGCGGTACCTGCACCAGCCCGTCACGCACTCGGTCGACGACGCCGCCGCGCCGCCGCCCCAGATGACCCACCACGTGCTGGCCGTCGCGGACGCGGCCGCCAAGCGCGACGTCGTCCAGCAGCTCGCCGCGGGAACCGGGCGCCGGGTGCTGTTCACCCGCACCAAGCACCACGCCAAGAAGCTCGCCAAGCAGCTCACCGCGGCGGGCGTGCCCGCCGTCGACCTGCACGGCAACCTCGGCCAGGGCGCGCGTGAGCGCAACCTCGCGGCGTTCACCTCGGGTGCGGTGCGCGTGCTGGTGGCGACCGACATCGCGGCGCGCGGCATCCACGTCGACGACGTCGAGCTCGTGGTCCACGTGGACCCGCCGGCCGAGCACAAGGCGTACCTGCACCGCTCGGGCCGCACGGCTCGTGCCGGGTCGGGTGGGGACGTCGTCACGATCATGCTTCCCGAGCAGCGTGGCGACGTGGCCGACCTGACGCGCAAGGCGAAGATCAGCGTGCGCCCGCGCCCCGTGGTTCCGGGCGACGCGACTGTCGCGGCTCTCGTCGGGACGGTGCTCGCGCCGGTCGCCCCGCGCCCGCAGGCCGCCCCGGCCCAGCAGACGCGCCAGGGCCAGGGCCGGACCCAGCAAGCCCGGACCCAGCAGGCCCGCCCGCAGCAGGCCCGGACCCAGCAGGCCCGCCCGCAGCAGACCCGGGCGCAGGCGACCCGGCCGCCGCAGTCCTCGGGTCAGCAGACCGAGGAGCAGCGGTCGCCGCAGTCGCGCTCGCGGTCGCGCCGTCGTCGTCGCCCGGGCGCGAGCCAGGGCCGCGGCGCCGTCACAGGCTGA
- a CDS encoding M50 family metallopeptidase: protein MVPVNVSGVKDVLARIWEAATSPVPAPAQEVVLAAGLVALAVVLVGPVWRTARHVITIAHEGAHALVATLAGRRLDAIRLHSDTSGLTITAGRPRGFGMVATTFAGYVGPGLVGLGAAWLLRAGYAVGLLWLLVVMLALVLFKIRNLFGLWSVLVAGVGLVLVSWFLDEPAQAAVAYVVTWFLLLGAVRPVFELQAQRARRAARQSDADQLARLTGLPGLVWVAVFLVVTVGALVLGAVWIVGPLSL, encoded by the coding sequence CTGGTTCCCGTGAACGTGAGCGGAGTGAAAGACGTGCTCGCGCGCATCTGGGAGGCGGCGACGTCACCGGTGCCGGCGCCCGCGCAGGAAGTGGTGCTCGCGGCGGGGCTCGTCGCGCTCGCCGTCGTGCTCGTGGGGCCGGTGTGGCGCACGGCGCGGCATGTCATCACCATCGCGCACGAGGGCGCTCACGCCCTCGTCGCCACCCTCGCCGGGCGGCGCCTGGACGCGATCCGGCTCCATTCCGACACCTCGGGCCTGACGATCACGGCGGGGCGCCCGCGCGGGTTCGGCATGGTCGCGACGACGTTCGCGGGGTACGTCGGCCCCGGCCTCGTGGGGCTCGGTGCGGCGTGGCTGCTGCGCGCGGGCTACGCCGTCGGGCTGCTGTGGCTGCTGGTGGTGATGCTGGCGCTCGTGCTGTTCAAGATCCGCAACCTGTTCGGGCTGTGGTCGGTGCTCGTGGCCGGCGTCGGGCTCGTGCTCGTGTCGTGGTTCCTCGACGAGCCGGCACAGGCCGCCGTGGCCTACGTGGTCACGTGGTTTCTGCTGCTGGGCGCGGTACGGCCCGTGTTCGAGCTCCAGGCGCAGCGCGCCCGGCGAGCCGCACGGCAGTCCGATGCGGACCAGCTCGCGCGGCTCACCGGGCTGCCGGGCCTGGTGTGGGTGGCCGTGTTCCTCGTGGTCACCGTGGGCGCCCTGGTGCTGGGCGCCGTGTGGATCGTGGGTCCGCTCAGCCTGTGA
- the msrB gene encoding peptide-methionine (R)-S-oxide reductase MsrB, translated as MTKQYEVTKTNDQWRADLSPSEYAVLRQAGTERPWTGALLDEKRVGIYRCRACSNELFRSETKFDSRCGWPSFYSPLAGDRVELIEDRSLGMIRTEVRCARCGSHLGHVFDDAPQTPTGDRFCMNSVSLTFEEQEG; from the coding sequence ATGACAAAGCAGTACGAAGTGACCAAGACGAACGACCAGTGGAGGGCTGATCTCTCCCCGAGCGAGTACGCCGTCCTGCGCCAGGCGGGCACGGAGCGTCCCTGGACGGGGGCGCTGCTCGACGAGAAGCGGGTCGGCATCTACCGGTGCCGGGCCTGCAGCAACGAGCTGTTCCGTTCGGAGACCAAGTTCGACTCGCGCTGTGGCTGGCCGAGCTTCTACAGCCCGCTCGCCGGCGATCGTGTCGAGCTCATCGAGGACCGCAGCCTGGGCATGATCCGCACCGAGGTACGGTGCGCCCGCTGCGGCTCCCACCTGGGGCACGTCTTCGACGACGCGCCCCAGACTCCGACAGGTGACCGGTTCTGCATGAACTCGGTCAGCCTGACCTTCGAGGAGCAGGAGGGCTAG
- a CDS encoding MarR family winged helix-turn-helix transcriptional regulator: MTHAITAPDPSSDPFSALERELRILVRRAASSSAQIALVVHPELDASAYPLLAHIHMHPGTRGSDLAAHFGVGRATVSRQLSRLADLGLIQREVDPDDTRGQLITLTRDGEARFAAARDGRIDALGRALSEWNQDDVATLATLLRRYSEDWVRWRDTHDDPASAR, encoded by the coding sequence ATGACGCATGCCATCACGGCGCCCGACCCGTCGAGCGACCCCTTCAGCGCTCTCGAGCGCGAGCTGCGCATCCTGGTGCGCCGGGCCGCGTCGTCCTCGGCGCAGATCGCCCTGGTCGTCCACCCCGAGCTCGATGCGAGCGCCTACCCGCTGCTCGCCCACATCCACATGCATCCCGGCACGCGCGGGTCCGACCTCGCCGCACACTTCGGTGTCGGCAGGGCCACCGTGTCGCGGCAGCTCTCGCGGCTCGCGGACCTCGGCCTCATCCAGCGCGAGGTCGACCCTGACGACACGCGCGGCCAGCTCATCACGCTCACGCGCGACGGCGAAGCACGCTTCGCCGCCGCGCGTGACGGGCGCATCGACGCGCTCGGGCGGGCCCTCTCGGAGTGGAACCAGGACGACGTCGCGACCCTCGCGACGCTGCTGCGCCGCTACTCCGAGGACTGGGTGCGCTGGCGCGACACCCATGACGACCCTGCCTCGGCGCGCTAG
- a CDS encoding MDR family MFS transporter yields the protein MFVALLAATITSSSMPRIVADLGGSQSSYTWVVTATLLAQTVSTPLWGKFADLFGRKSLVQIALVITVVSAAAAGFSQNIGMLIACRAVQGLGAGGLMALATVLVADIVSPRERGRYMGIMGGVMAVSQVGGPLLGGVITDSALGWRWNFFVGIPFAVAAIIVLQKTLHLPARPRKVVRVDYWGAALISIGVSLLLLWVTFAGNEFDWASWQTALMIAAAVASLVAAIVVETKVDEPIIPMHLFANRTFVLSVVASIAVGVAMFGTAVFLSQYLQLSRGKTPTQSGLLTIPMVVGTMLAGIVLGQIISRTGRYKAIMVGGGVVLIGALVGMSTIDAHTSFVLISIYLFGLGLSVGALMQNLVLAVQNTLAVHEMGTGTATVAFFRSLGGAIGVSALGAVLASQVKNDLLTGLATLGIPADALGGSSSAVPDMSTLPGPVRTIVENAYADGISEIFLIAVPMAVIALVATLFIKEVPWASAPASRWCSRSRTRPTPHPRPPSPPRTPARRRCSRASPGARTTPEPRPADPIGADGEAGAPQHGAPRPRRLRPAAYRPACSGAMMGA from the coding sequence ATGTTCGTCGCCCTCCTCGCGGCGACCATCACGTCCTCCTCGATGCCACGCATCGTCGCGGACCTGGGCGGTTCGCAAAGCTCGTACACCTGGGTCGTGACCGCCACGCTGCTCGCCCAGACGGTCTCCACCCCCCTGTGGGGCAAGTTCGCCGACCTGTTCGGACGCAAGTCGCTCGTCCAGATCGCCCTGGTCATCACCGTCGTCTCGGCCGCGGCCGCCGGGTTCTCGCAGAACATCGGCATGCTCATCGCGTGCCGTGCCGTCCAGGGCCTGGGCGCCGGCGGCCTCATGGCGCTCGCCACGGTGCTCGTCGCCGACATCGTCTCGCCGCGTGAGCGCGGGCGGTACATGGGCATCATGGGCGGCGTCATGGCGGTGTCGCAGGTGGGCGGCCCGCTGCTCGGCGGCGTCATCACCGACTCCGCGCTCGGCTGGCGCTGGAACTTCTTCGTCGGCATCCCGTTCGCCGTCGCCGCGATCATCGTGCTGCAGAAGACGCTGCACCTGCCTGCACGCCCGCGCAAGGTCGTCCGCGTCGACTACTGGGGCGCCGCGCTCATCTCGATCGGCGTCTCGCTGCTGCTCCTGTGGGTCACCTTCGCGGGCAACGAGTTCGACTGGGCATCGTGGCAGACGGCGCTCATGATCGCCGCAGCGGTGGCGAGCCTCGTCGCGGCCATCGTCGTCGAGACCAAGGTCGACGAGCCGATCATCCCGATGCACCTGTTCGCCAACCGCACGTTCGTGCTCTCCGTCGTCGCCTCGATCGCCGTGGGCGTCGCGATGTTCGGCACCGCGGTGTTCCTGTCGCAGTACCTGCAGCTCTCGCGCGGCAAGACGCCGACCCAGTCCGGCCTGCTCACCATCCCCATGGTCGTCGGCACGATGCTCGCGGGCATCGTGCTCGGCCAGATCATCTCCCGCACCGGCCGCTACAAGGCGATCATGGTGGGCGGCGGCGTCGTCCTCATCGGCGCACTGGTGGGCATGAGCACCATCGACGCGCACACGAGCTTCGTGCTCATCAGCATCTACCTGTTCGGCCTGGGCCTGTCGGTCGGTGCGCTCATGCAGAACCTGGTGCTGGCGGTGCAGAACACGCTGGCCGTCCACGAGATGGGCACCGGCACCGCGACCGTCGCGTTCTTCCGGTCGCTGGGCGGCGCCATCGGCGTCTCGGCCCTGGGCGCCGTGCTGGCCAGCCAGGTCAAGAACGACCTGCTGACCGGGCTCGCGACCCTCGGCATCCCCGCCGACGCGCTCGGCGGCAGCTCCTCGGCCGTGCCCGACATGTCGACCCTGCCGGGCCCGGTCCGCACGATCGTCGAGAACGCCTACGCCGACGGCATCTCCGAGATCTTCCTCATCGCCGTGCCGATGGCCGTGATCGCGCTCGTCGCGACGCTGTTCATCAAGGAGGTCCCCTGGGCAAGCGCTCCGGCATCGAGATGGTGCTCGCGGAGCAGGACAAGGCCGACGCCGCACCCGCGACCACCGTCGCCGCCCCGGACGCCGGCAAGGAGGCGGTGCTCGCGAGCGTCGCCGGGCGCGCGGACGACGCCGGAGCCGCGTCCCGCTGATCCGATCGGCGCCGACGGCGAGGCCGGGGCACCCCAGCACGGGGCGCCCCGGCCTCGCCGTTTGCGGCCTGCCGCCTACCGTCCCGCCTGTTCAGGGGCGATGATGGGCGCATGA
- a CDS encoding MarR family winged helix-turn-helix transcriptional regulator, with protein MIAHAAATSAAPQHRSQPPAEDLFSALEELARAQREAGLHLARRLDWPRAGLGVVRLLSTCGPVQLTDVAAKLRVDVSVASRQVSQLVDAGYVRRTVDAADRRVRVLELTEQGEALTEQLAVQFAEMLGGAFTLWSPAEIAQASHQVRRVAQAITSAHDAPLDAALEPPLTATDEEGTH; from the coding sequence GTGATCGCACACGCAGCGGCCACCTCGGCCGCCCCGCAGCACCGCTCCCAGCCCCCCGCCGAGGACCTCTTCTCCGCGCTCGAGGAGCTGGCGCGCGCCCAGCGCGAGGCCGGGCTGCACCTGGCACGCCGACTCGACTGGCCACGCGCCGGCCTCGGCGTCGTCCGCCTGCTCTCGACATGCGGCCCCGTCCAGCTCACCGACGTCGCCGCCAAGCTCCGCGTGGACGTGTCGGTCGCCAGCCGGCAGGTCAGCCAGCTCGTCGACGCCGGGTACGTGCGCCGCACCGTGGACGCCGCCGACCGGCGGGTCCGCGTGCTCGAGCTCACCGAGCAGGGCGAGGCGCTCACCGAGCAGCTCGCGGTGCAGTTCGCCGAGATGCTCGGGGGGGCGTTCACCCTCTGGTCGCCCGCGGAGATCGCCCAGGCCTCGCACCAGGTGCGCCGCGTCGCCCAGGCGATCACCAGCGCGCACGACGCCCCGCTCGACGCCGCCCTCGAACCTCCCCTCACCGCCACTGACGAAGAAGGCACTCACTGA